The stretch of DNA GACAGTAATATTTTCCTTGATTTCTATCTTCTTTCTACTGTGGATTGAACAAGGACTTGAAGTATCCTATGTATGGAAAACACTTGCCAAAGTAATGGTTTTCGTAGTATTCCCTGTACTTTTATTAAGAGGATATAAATTTGAATTTCTTCAAATAAGAAAAACACAAAAAAAGAGTATTTATCTGGCATTGGGACTGGGAATAGTGGTTGCAGGTACAGTCACAAGTGCATTCATGTTGTTAAATGATTCAATCGACTTGGTAGCGTTGCAAATAGACTTAGAAACTCGGGTTGGAGTAACAGCTTCAGTATTTCCTTTTGTCGCAGTTTACATATTGTTAGGCAATTCTTTTTTGGAGGAATTTTTCTTTCGCGGCCTACTTGTGGATTTATTAAGAGATTCCAAGTTGAAGTGGTTCCTGCCGAGCCTCTTTTTCGCTATTTACCACATTGCGATTTTCCTGCCGTGGTTCGAGTGGCCAATTTTAATCTTAGCAGTAGCCGGTCTCTTTACTGGTGGTCTGATATTCCAATGGATTAATGAAAAAAGTGGGACCATTTATCCTTCTTGGATCATTCATATATTTGCGGATATAGGTGTATTGCTAATCGGTGTTTATATGTTTTATTTCAATTAGACTCTGCCATCTTACAAAAAAAGGGAATCGACTCCCTTCCCGCGGAATTTTCAATAAAAAAACGTGAGGGAATCAAATCCCTCACGTTTCGTTAATC from Paenisporosarcina sp. FSL H8-0542 encodes:
- a CDS encoding CPBP family intramembrane glutamic endopeptidase, with product MKKWTVIFSLISIFFLLWIEQGLEVSYVWKTLAKVMVFVVFPVLLLRGYKFEFLQIRKTQKKSIYLALGLGIVVAGTVTSAFMLLNDSIDLVALQIDLETRVGVTASVFPFVAVYILLGNSFLEEFFFRGLLVDLLRDSKLKWFLPSLFFAIYHIAIFLPWFEWPILILAVAGLFTGGLIFQWINEKSGTIYPSWIIHIFADIGVLLIGVYMFYFN